Proteins from one Microscilla marina ATCC 23134 genomic window:
- a CDS encoding DUF1987 domain-containing protein has protein sequence MDDLRMKDKEGKSYILFNRHTNLFEIYGEDSEHITAFYQQVKDWLEAYIQVSHKPISVNLQFLQYHSSSYAALLQILQLFNDLYTNKKILIMINWFINCSDMKTMKDVKTIKSKVGVLPLNILKVDKA, from the coding sequence ATGGACGATTTAAGAATGAAAGACAAAGAGGGAAAAAGCTATATTTTATTCAATAGACATACAAACCTCTTCGAAATTTATGGAGAAGACAGTGAACACATTACTGCTTTTTATCAACAAGTAAAAGATTGGCTCGAAGCATACATACAAGTAAGCCACAAACCAATATCAGTAAATTTACAGTTTCTCCAATATCACTCTTCATCCTATGCTGCGTTGCTTCAAATACTCCAGTTATTCAATGATTTGTACACCAACAAAAAAATATTGATAATGATCAATTGGTTTATAAACTGTAGTGACATGAAAACAATGAAAGATGTAAAAACAATTAAAAGTAAAGTGGGAGTTTTGCCCCTCAATATCTTGAAAGTAGATAAGGCATGA